Proteins encoded within one genomic window of Gemmatimonadaceae bacterium:
- a CDS encoding GDSL-type esterase/lipase family protein: MTRGRYWLFLIITVLTPFIFLGVVELGLRVVWPGGAVPVFVRAPAQMGDYLLPNPALATRYFSIEQRPPSPIVEPFAAHKPAKAFRLFVLGESTAAGFPWPPTGTFSHLLQDVLRDVMPGDSVEVINLAIPATNSYAVLDQTGAVIAQHPDAVLIFLGHNEYYGALGVGSTESVGSSPAIVRAYLWMERFRTFMLLRRGVTRLRRMFATQPAAGPQAASFMETVAADQQIPLDGPAYRAGVRQLQSNLQRILARFREAGVPVFIGSQVSDDRDLHPFASPANAAAGGADAVYDSAQAADARHDSVDARRLYVRARDLDVVRFRAPSAFNDVIRSVAREEHATYVPVVEAFRAASPQGIVGHNLILEHVHPNQEGEALIARTFWQALDSAHFEGHAVQLDSMKPWADYVAGMDITPFDRRIVAHTVATLTSRWPFVPAAQATDYRGTYRPSGAVDSLAFLASAGLPWRQAKVAVGAYYEKAGFPDSALAEYRGLMRDVPIAAIPYELAGRALMQMKKPAQAMRLFLRAYGLQPTPFSAYTLGVDAAQRKDFQQAVTYLREAVSLDPTNPQPVYQLSLTYALMRDLQGAQAAAMQVYRLNPNYPGIQNWMRALGMGR; this comes from the coding sequence TGCGCGCGCCGGCGCAGATGGGGGACTATCTGCTGCCGAACCCGGCGCTCGCCACGCGGTATTTCAGCATCGAGCAGCGCCCGCCGAGCCCGATCGTCGAGCCGTTCGCCGCGCATAAGCCGGCAAAGGCGTTCCGGCTGTTCGTCCTTGGCGAATCGACGGCCGCCGGATTCCCGTGGCCGCCCACCGGCACGTTCTCACACCTCTTGCAGGACGTCCTGCGCGACGTGATGCCGGGCGACTCGGTGGAAGTGATCAACCTCGCCATCCCCGCCACCAACAGCTATGCCGTGCTCGATCAGACCGGCGCCGTGATCGCGCAGCACCCGGACGCCGTGCTGATCTTCCTGGGCCACAACGAGTACTACGGTGCGCTGGGCGTGGGATCGACCGAATCCGTGGGCTCCTCACCGGCGATTGTGCGCGCGTACCTGTGGATGGAGCGGTTCCGCACCTTCATGCTCCTGCGGCGCGGCGTCACGCGGCTACGTCGGATGTTCGCCACGCAGCCCGCGGCCGGCCCGCAGGCGGCGAGTTTCATGGAAACCGTGGCTGCGGATCAGCAGATCCCGCTGGATGGGCCGGCGTACCGGGCCGGCGTGCGGCAACTGCAGAGCAATCTCCAACGGATCCTGGCCAGGTTCCGCGAGGCGGGCGTGCCCGTGTTCATCGGCAGCCAGGTGAGCGACGATCGCGATCTGCACCCGTTCGCCTCGCCGGCGAACGCCGCGGCCGGCGGCGCCGACGCCGTGTACGACTCCGCGCAGGCGGCCGACGCGCGCCATGACAGTGTGGATGCGCGCCGGCTGTACGTGCGGGCGCGCGATCTGGATGTGGTGCGGTTCCGGGCGCCGAGTGCGTTCAACGACGTCATCCGGTCGGTGGCGCGCGAGGAACACGCCACGTACGTGCCCGTGGTCGAGGCGTTCCGCGCCGCGTCGCCGCAAGGGATCGTGGGCCACAATCTCATTCTCGAGCACGTGCACCCCAACCAGGAGGGCGAGGCGCTCATCGCGCGGACCTTCTGGCAGGCGCTGGACAGCGCGCATTTCGAGGGGCACGCGGTGCAGCTCGACAGCATGAAGCCGTGGGCCGATTACGTGGCGGGCATGGACATCACGCCATTCGACCGCCGGATCGTGGCGCATACCGTGGCGACGCTGACGTCGCGGTGGCCGTTCGTGCCGGCGGCCCAGGCAACCGACTATCGTGGCACCTACCGGCCGTCGGGGGCGGTGGACAGTCTGGCGTTCCTGGCGTCGGCGGGGCTTCCATGGCGGCAGGCCAAGGTGGCGGTGGGCGCCTACTATGAGAAGGCGGGATTCCCCGATTCGGCGCTGGCCGAGTATCGGGGGCTGATGCGCGACGTGCCGATCGCCGCGATTCCGTACGAGTTGGCGGGGCGCGCGCTGATGCAGATGAAGAAGCCGGCCCAGGCGATGCGGCTGTTCCTGCGGGCCTACGGTCTCCAGCCGACGCCGTTCAGTGCGTACACGCTCGGGGTGGACGCCGCGCAGCGCAAAGACTTCCAGCAGGCGGTGACGTATCTGCGCGAGGCGGTGAGCCTCGATCCGACCAATCCGCAGCCGGTGTATCAGCTGTCATTGACGTATGCGTTGATGCGGGACCTGCAGGGGGCGCAGGCCGCGGCGATGCAGGTGTATCGGCTCAATCCCAATTATCCGGGAATTCAGAACTGGATGCGGGCGTTGGGGATGGGGCGGTAG